The genomic window GTTACCTTCAAGAAACGGGAGTGCCCAAGTCCACGTACGCATTCGAAACGCCCGGAGGGCGACGAACGGTGGAAATTGAATCGTTCGAACGGATTCGAGTGGATATGGGAGCGCCGATTTTCGAGCCCGGGAAGATTCCAGTTGCGTCCGAAGCGCCGATCTGGGGGAAGGAGATCGACGTGGAAGGCCAAAACGTAAAAATTTACACGCTCTCCATGGGCAACCCGCACGCGGTGATTTTTGTCGGCCGTTCCGAGCAGTTGAATCAGGTAACCACGCTCGGTCCGAAGGTCGAGCGGCATTCTCTCTTTCCCCGTCGGACGAACGTGGAATTCGTTCATATAAAGGACGGACACCTACACGTCCGCGTGTGGGAGCGGTCGGCCGGCGAAACGTGGGCGTGCGGGACCGGTGCCAGCGCGGCCGGCGTCGTCGCCCTTCGGGAAAAACATGTGAAAAATCCTGTTCGCGTGGAATTCCGCGGTGGGACCGTGGAAATTTCGTGGAAGGACGGGGAATCGGTCTTTATGACCGGCCCCGCGGGACGCGTGTTCGAAGGTGAGGTGGACCTATGATGAATTGGCAAGGGGTCTGGGTGGCGATCGTCACGCCGTTTCGAAAAGGATCGGTAGATGTTCCAGCGTTACAAGCGTTGGTCAAGGGTTTGCTCGACGCCGGAGTTCAGGGAATCTGTCCGTGTGGAACGACGGGCGAGGGCGCGACACTCACGGATTCGGAGTTCACTCAGGTGGTCGAAGCGGTTATGGCTCAATCCAACGGAAAAGCTTGTGTTGTACCCGGGACCGGTACGGCCGATACGGAAAAGACGATCGCGCGGACGAAGCTTGCGAAGAAATTGGGGACGGAAGGTGCCCTGGTCGTCACACCCTATTATGTGAAGCCGACTCAAGACGGGCTCATCCGGCATTATTCCCGAATCGCCGAGTCGGCGGATTTTCCGATGATGCTTTACAATGTTCCGGGACGCACGGCGGTCAACATGCTCCCCTCGACGGTGGAGAAGTTGTCAGTGGATTCTCGGATCGCAGCCGTGAAGGAATGCGCGCCGTTGAATCAAGCGGCTGATTTGATTCGCCGTGTGGGAGAAAGAGTGGCGGTGTTCACGGGGGAGGATGGCGTGTTTCTGCCGTTCCTGGTTTTGGGCGGGCGCGGTACCGTATCGGTCGTTGCGAACGTTGTTCCCGAGCGCTGGGTCGAGATTTATCTTTGCGTGCAAAAAGGGGACTGGGTTAAAGCGCGGACGACATTTTTGTCGCTTGGGCCGTTTATCGAGACCCTCTTTATTGAATCGAACCCCATCCCGGTGAAGGCCGCTCTCGAGATGTTGGGTTGGATCGACGGTGAGCTTCGCTCCCCCCTCGCGCCCATATCGGAACCCAACCGAAAGAGGCTTAAAGAAGAACTTTCGAAACTTGGACTCAGGAGCTTGAAATGAAACCGATTCGCGTTGTGGTCTTAGGGGCGCTCGGTCGAATGGGAAGGGCTATTTTGGACGCCATGGCGACCGACCGGAATTTTCACCTAAAAGGAGCCGTGGTCCGGGAGAAAGCCACGCAAAAGGGCGCCACACTCGAAAAGCACGGTTTGAAGGTCTGGGGAGACGCGCCGCTTCACGGGAGTCTTGCTTCCGTGGCCACGCGCAATGATGTGGTGATTGATGTCACGAAAGCGGATGCCGTGACGCGAAACTTGCTGTGGGCGGCGAAGTCGCGCATTCCGTATGTGCTCGCCGTAACCGGCCTGGACGTGAAAACACAAAAACTCATTCAGCAGGCTTCCAAGAAAATTCCGATTGTTGCGGCTTCCAATTTCAGCATGGGAGTGGCGGTTCTGGATGAAGTAGCCTGGATTGCGGCGGCGCTCCTTCCGGAGGCGGATATTGAGATCGTGGAATCTCATCATCGGTACAAGAAGGATGCGCCCAGCGGCACGGCCATGTCTCTGGCTCGTTCGATTGTTTCCAGTGCGCAACGGAACCAGCAAATTATTTTCGGCCGCCCGCGAAAAGGAGAGCGCAAAAAAGGATCGATAACGATTCACTCCGTTCGCGGAGGCGATACGATCGGCGAACATCGCATTCATCTTTTTCTGGATGGAGAGCGGATCGAGCTGACCCACATCGCCGCCTCGCGGGCGATTTTTGCGAGAGGCGCGTTGCGCGCGGCGCGTTTTGTCGTCGGCCGGCGGCCCGGT from Bdellovibrionota bacterium includes these protein-coding regions:
- the dapF gene encoding diaminopimelate epimerase — its product is YLQETGVPKSTYAFETPGGRRTVEIESFERIRVDMGAPIFEPGKIPVASEAPIWGKEIDVEGQNVKIYTLSMGNPHAVIFVGRSEQLNQVTTLGPKVERHSLFPRRTNVEFVHIKDGHLHVRVWERSAGETWACGTGASAAGVVALREKHVKNPVRVEFRGGTVEISWKDGESVFMTGPAGRVFEGEVDL
- the dapA gene encoding 4-hydroxy-tetrahydrodipicolinate synthase, which encodes MMNWQGVWVAIVTPFRKGSVDVPALQALVKGLLDAGVQGICPCGTTGEGATLTDSEFTQVVEAVMAQSNGKACVVPGTGTADTEKTIARTKLAKKLGTEGALVVTPYYVKPTQDGLIRHYSRIAESADFPMMLYNVPGRTAVNMLPSTVEKLSVDSRIAAVKECAPLNQAADLIRRVGERVAVFTGEDGVFLPFLVLGGRGTVSVVANVVPERWVEIYLCVQKGDWVKARTTFLSLGPFIETLFIESNPIPVKAALEMLGWIDGELRSPLAPISEPNRKRLKEELSKLGLRSLK
- the dapB gene encoding 4-hydroxy-tetrahydrodipicolinate reductase, encoding MKPIRVVVLGALGRMGRAILDAMATDRNFHLKGAVVREKATQKGATLEKHGLKVWGDAPLHGSLASVATRNDVVIDVTKADAVTRNLLWAAKSRIPYVLAVTGLDVKTQKLIQQASKKIPIVAASNFSMGVAVLDEVAWIAAALLPEADIEIVESHHRYKKDAPSGTAMSLARSIVSSAQRNQQIIFGRPRKGERKKGSITIHSVRGGDTIGEHRIHLFLDGERIELTHIAASRAIFARGALRAARFVVGRRPGLYTMHDVLGLGRKT